Proteins encoded in a region of the Azospirillum thiophilum genome:
- a CDS encoding methyl-accepting chemotaxis protein, which yields MKKTFSVPIVGKVVLILAILAATVFAGIARITAIQADSETVLTGLVEHEAAGLIWLARARATAMNVTRLTFEMTSEPSGFRARQIGGRLKEETISFAVRMTDAERSLPAGTLDLKIVRDAFDRLGQRIDVVAAAKFAGPDGPPGEALRDLTRAVTTSAEEFDGLMTKLIDQGQELAARRAHDASARAHADSTMVIRLVALALVAVLVFAFLLMRMTVVRPLHRLIALAKELLGGRIDLTVPGVARGDEVGDIARMVQLLKDTMASSDELARRTHIAAQQMAAATAQAAVAVEQVSDGSQRQMQAVEAITGSVSRTTAIIGTIASVSLSAKDRSRDAATQLASGLTQIAAMTAAVQEISVTSARINAITQSIGELATRSNILSLNAAIEAARAGEHGRGFSVVAEEVGNLAQQTADLAQEIALLAADSTDRIQKGVSMATQVGGVMNAVTAAIDETDSLSEDIAQSMEEQGGMLRQIEQSLQRLTDISNANATAGEEISTTMMELTRLADGTRRQAESVRRGGGDGPAATEAGAASATGAARAEAMPA from the coding sequence ATGAAGAAGACCTTTTCCGTACCGATCGTCGGCAAGGTCGTGCTGATCCTCGCCATCCTGGCGGCCACGGTCTTCGCCGGCATCGCCCGCATCACCGCCATCCAGGCCGACAGCGAGACGGTGCTGACCGGGCTGGTGGAGCACGAGGCCGCCGGGCTGATCTGGCTGGCGCGCGCGCGGGCCACCGCGATGAACGTCACCCGCCTGACCTTCGAGATGACGAGCGAGCCGAGCGGCTTCCGCGCCCGCCAGATCGGCGGACGGCTGAAGGAGGAGACCATCAGCTTCGCCGTCCGCATGACCGACGCGGAGCGCAGCCTGCCCGCCGGCACGCTGGATCTGAAGATCGTCCGCGACGCCTTCGACCGGCTGGGCCAGCGCATCGACGTGGTGGCCGCCGCGAAGTTCGCCGGTCCGGACGGCCCGCCGGGCGAGGCGCTGCGCGACCTGACCCGCGCCGTGACCACCTCGGCCGAGGAGTTCGACGGCCTGATGACCAAGCTGATCGACCAGGGGCAGGAGCTGGCGGCGCGGCGCGCGCACGATGCGTCGGCCCGGGCCCATGCCGACAGCACGATGGTGATCCGGCTGGTGGCGCTGGCGCTGGTCGCGGTGCTGGTCTTCGCCTTCCTGCTGATGCGGATGACCGTGGTCCGGCCGCTGCACCGCCTGATCGCGCTGGCCAAGGAGCTGTTGGGCGGCCGGATCGACCTGACGGTGCCGGGGGTGGCGCGCGGCGACGAGGTGGGCGACATCGCCCGCATGGTCCAGCTGCTGAAGGACACCATGGCCTCGTCGGACGAGTTGGCGCGGCGCACCCACATCGCCGCCCAGCAGATGGCCGCCGCCACCGCCCAGGCCGCCGTCGCGGTGGAGCAGGTGTCCGACGGCTCGCAACGCCAGATGCAGGCGGTGGAGGCGATCACCGGGTCCGTCTCGCGCACCACGGCGATCATCGGCACCATCGCGTCGGTCAGCCTGTCGGCCAAGGACCGCTCGCGCGACGCCGCCACGCAACTGGCAAGCGGCCTGACCCAGATCGCGGCGATGACCGCCGCCGTGCAGGAAATCTCCGTCACCAGCGCCCGCATCAACGCCATCACCCAGAGCATCGGCGAGTTGGCGACCCGCTCCAACATCCTGTCGCTGAACGCCGCCATCGAGGCGGCGCGGGCGGGCGAGCATGGCCGCGGATTCTCGGTGGTGGCGGAGGAGGTCGGCAACCTCGCCCAGCAGACCGCCGATCTGGCCCAGGAGATCGCCCTGCTCGCCGCCGACAGCACCGACCGCATCCAGAAGGGCGTCAGCATGGCGACCCAGGTCGGCGGGGTGATGAATGCCGTGACCGCCGCCATCGACGAGACCGACAGCCTGTCGGAGGACATCGCCCAGTCGATGGAGGAACAGGGCGGCATGCTGCGGCAGATCGAACAGAGCCTGCAGCGGCTGACCGACATCTCCAACGCCAACGCCACCGCCGGCGAGGAGATCTCCACCACCATGATGGAACTGACCCGGCTGGCCGACGGCACCCGCCGGCAGGCGGAATCGGTGCGCCGGGGCGGCGGGGACGGCCCGGCGGCAACCGAGGCAGGGGCGGCATCGGCGACCGGGGCGGCCCGGGCGGAGGCGATGCCCGCATGA
- a CDS encoding response regulator, with translation MTGADAPSPSMLPPSVLIVDDSSMMRVLLSKLVDGDRAGDAVGEGGGAARWRLAGTAANGREAIERARALQPDLCLLDLEMPVLGGLDALPALRAVSRAAVVVVSSIAGPGSAERRACLAAGASAVVPKPSGAVSADLVETSGEAILAAMRAALRAAARGGPP, from the coding sequence ATGACCGGCGCGGACGCCCCGTCCCCTTCCATGCTGCCCCCGTCCGTGTTGATCGTCGATGATTCGTCGATGATGCGGGTTCTGCTGTCCAAGCTGGTGGACGGCGACCGCGCAGGGGATGCGGTTGGGGAAGGCGGGGGGGCGGCGCGCTGGCGGCTGGCCGGCACCGCGGCCAACGGGCGGGAGGCCATCGAGCGGGCGCGGGCGCTGCAGCCCGACCTCTGCCTGCTCGACCTGGAAATGCCGGTGCTGGGCGGGCTGGACGCGCTGCCGGCGCTCCGCGCGGTCAGCCGGGCCGCGGTGGTCGTCGTCTCCTCCATCGCCGGGCCGGGATCGGCCGAACGCCGCGCCTGCCTGGCCGCCGGGGCCTCGGCCGTGGTGCCGAAGCCGTCCGGTGCGGTCAGCGCCGATCTGGTCGAGACCAGCGGCGAGGCCATCCTGGCCGCGATGCGCGCGGCGTTGCGCGCAGCAGCCCGGGGTGGCCCGCCATGA
- a CDS encoding CheR family methyltransferase, translating to MTRKPPHPQAPPVPAPPALAPPALAPPALALEICRRIGANPAGPVGLRLIGACAAPMPGDAQEGGPDGSGDGSGDAPGDAARAREARIARLIDGATNRETYFFRDRRQLAALCALLAGGTAAAKGGPSVWSAGCATGEEAYSIAILLREAGLGGSVTATDVSRAALAAAEAALYRTGPMSPCREVKPADHAHLPALPDGRRTVAAAIRGMVRLREHNILSGPPSPCPFDAVLCRNVLIYMDDAARRTAFSVVAAAVRPGGLLLLGPGDLTPTLDPAAHGLRPCFHDGAALFVKDGPA from the coding sequence ATGACCCGCAAGCCGCCTCATCCGCAGGCACCGCCGGTGCCGGCACCGCCCGCCCTGGCGCCCCCTGCATTGGCGCCCCCTGCCCTGGCACTCGAGATCTGCCGCCGGATCGGCGCGAACCCGGCGGGGCCGGTCGGCCTGCGGCTGATCGGGGCCTGCGCCGCCCCGATGCCGGGCGATGCGCAGGAAGGCGGCCCGGACGGTTCAGGGGATGGCTCTGGAGATGCCCCAGGGGATGCGGCACGCGCCCGCGAGGCGCGGATCGCCCGCCTGATCGACGGCGCCACCAACCGCGAAACCTATTTCTTCCGCGACCGCCGCCAGCTGGCCGCGCTGTGCGCGCTGCTGGCCGGCGGCACCGCTGCCGCCAAGGGAGGACCGTCGGTCTGGTCGGCCGGCTGCGCCACCGGGGAGGAGGCCTATTCCATCGCCATCCTGCTGCGCGAGGCCGGGCTGGGCGGCAGCGTCACCGCCACCGACGTCTCGCGCGCCGCCCTGGCCGCGGCGGAGGCCGCGCTGTACCGCACCGGGCCGATGTCGCCCTGCCGCGAGGTCAAGCCGGCCGACCATGCCCATCTGCCGGCGCTGCCCGACGGGCGCCGCACCGTCGCCGCCGCGATCCGCGGCATGGTCCGCCTGCGCGAACACAACATCCTGTCCGGCCCGCCGTCCCCCTGCCCCTTCGACGCGGTGCTGTGCCGCAACGTCCTGATCTATATGGACGACGCCGCCCGGAGGACCGCCTTTTCCGTGGTGGCGGCGGCGGTGCGGCCGGGCGGGCTGCTGCTGCTCGGCCCGGGCGACCTGACGCCGACGCTCGACCCCGCGGCCCATGGCCTGCGGCCGTGCTTCCATGACGGCGCCGCCCTGTTCGTGAAGGACGGTCCCGCATGA
- a CDS encoding response regulator: MPRADQVRVICVDDQESMLRLHRFAFAQLGIRDVTECTSAVAAIDAVLTGKFDLMTLDWNMPGTDGLTLFKMLRKDERTAKLPIIMVTGNAEESSVKTAIAAGVRLFLRKPVAVKDLKVRVEAAIGKLG, encoded by the coding sequence ATGCCACGCGCCGATCAGGTCAGGGTCATCTGCGTCGACGACCAGGAAAGCATGCTGCGGCTGCACCGCTTCGCCTTCGCGCAGCTCGGCATCCGCGACGTCACCGAATGCACGTCGGCGGTCGCCGCCATCGACGCGGTGCTGACCGGCAAGTTCGACCTGATGACGCTCGACTGGAACATGCCGGGCACCGACGGCCTCACCCTGTTCAAGATGCTGCGCAAGGACGAGCGCACGGCCAAGCTGCCCATCATCATGGTCACCGGCAACGCCGAGGAAAGCTCGGTCAAGACCGCCATCGCCGCCGGGGTCCGGCTGTTCCTGCGCAAGCCGGTGGCGGTGAAGGATCTGAAGGTCCGGGTCGAGGCGGCCATCGGCAAGCTGGGCTGA